ACAGGCTACTGTTGCTTGATCTGAACTGTCGACCGGAACGAGGATTCGCTTTGCCATATGCCCACTTCCGCTGGGGCCGGTTTGAATCTTCGGCCCGCTGCAATCGGTGAGCGGGCCGTCGGTTTGTCAGTCTCGCCCGTGACGGGTCACACACGTCGACAGACCGATCAGTTCGACCGGTTCGGAGTTATCCGGCGAGTAGACGACCCGCTGGCCCTTCTCCATATAGGGAACCTTCGATTCGAGGTTGCTGGGAATGTTTACCGCCGAGATGGCGTCTTCGTCGCCGAGATTGAGCACCATCGTCGTGTTGATCTGCTTGAACACCGGGTCGGCGATGTCTTGGGGGTCCTGCGTGATGAGGTACAGGCCGAGGCGCTCCTTCCGGCCCTGTTTGGCGGCCTCGGTGAACTTCCCGATGACCTTGCGGCCCTGGACGCTGTCGGCGTCGGTGAGGAAGTTGTGGGCCTCGTCCATCCCGAGCACGAGCGGCGTCTCCTTGATGCGGTCGTAGTCCGGGTCGTTCGAGAGCTTCTGATCGATGAGCAGGCTGGAGACGGCCAGCACGATGGTCGATGCGGTCCGGGAGTCCGTGATGTGGTACGTCGGGATGACCGTCAGCCCGCCGTCGCGGACGAACTGCGATATCTGGTCGGTGATGGGGCGGGCGTCCTGGTCGAAGACTGCGCCGAAGCCCTGGACGCGGCGCTTGATGGCGTCGAACGTGGCCTCGTGCACGTCGCCCGCCTCGTCCAGTTCCTCCTTGAGCGCGGGGTCGCCGAGGAACGTCCGGAAGTCGCTGTAGGTCCCACCGGTTCCGTATTCGCGCTCGAACCGCGGGAGCAGCGTATTGACGAGCGCGCCGTACTGGTTGTCGTTCAGGCTGGACCCGGCGATGAGCCAGGGGTTGTCGTGGACGAGCGAGAACGGGATGGTGAACTCCACCTGCTCGGCGCGGTGGTGGCTGGCGTTGTAATCCGCGCCGGCCACCTTCGGGACGAAGGCGATGGTGTCGTCGTGCCCGCCGTAGGCGACGCCCTCCCGCTCGCAGCGGCGCTCAAACTCGTCCGTCATCGCGGGGTTGTCGTCGTGCATCTGGGCGTACTCGTCCTGGGGGTCGAACTGGACGACGGCGAGTTCGGGCGTGCGGCCGTCGCCCATCTCGTAGGTCCGGCCGAGATACTGCCGCAGGACGTTCTTGGAACTGTGGGTCTTCCCGGAGCCGGTCCCGCCGGCGACGAGGGTGTGGCGGAACACGAGCGGGTCGCCGGCGTCGTAGTCGTCTTTCAGCCGGTAGTCGATGGTCGGTGGTTCGGCGGCCGTTCGGACCTTCTCGCCGCCGACGGCGAGATGGCCCAGGAAGACGCCGTCCTCGGGAATCTTCAGGCCGGTCTTGATCTCGGATTTGTCGGTGGCCTCCCGGACGACGGTTTCGGGTTTGGGCACCCGGTCAGTCATCCGCCGCTTGAGTTCGCCACCGTCGCTGTACAGCACTGCAACCGGCTCAAGCTCGGCGATGAATTTGAAATCCCGCTCGTCGATGCCCCGCTCGCGCATCGCTCGCCGGGCGTGGATTTCGGTCGCGTCGTCGGCGTGGAACTCCTGTGCGTACTCCAGGGCCTTGATGCGACAGAACAGGCGCTCACCGCCTGGGTATGGGACGAGTAGATACGTGCCGATGCGCAGACGCGAGCGGTTCCGTGCGGTGACGTACGCCCGGAGGACCGTTTCCTCCGCTTCCTCGCTGATTCGGAGGCCGTTCGCCGCCGAGAGGACACCGAGGCCGGTGTCTGTGCCGGCCGGTGTCACGTCCATATCTTCGAAGTCGTCGTCTGTCGATTGTGTTGTCGGGTCGGTGCTCCCCGACGCGTCGACAGCCCGGTCGCTGTCGTCGGTCGTCTCGGCAGAATCAGCGGCCTCGTCGTCGGCCGCCGCATCGTCGCCGTCGAAATCAGTGAAATCCCCGAGGTCGGACATACCCCAGTTCAGGGTAGCCGGGGATTAACACCTTTCCCCAGCAGCATGAATGTGAAACCTTACCCGGATGGCTGTCAACGAACGCATATGAAGCC
The genomic region above belongs to Haloarcula hispanica ATCC 33960 and contains:
- a CDS encoding ATP-binding protein, whose product is MSDLGDFTDFDGDDAAADDEAADSAETTDDSDRAVDASGSTDPTTQSTDDDFEDMDVTPAGTDTGLGVLSAANGLRISEEAEETVLRAYVTARNRSRLRIGTYLLVPYPGGERLFCRIKALEYAQEFHADDATEIHARRAMRERGIDERDFKFIAELEPVAVLYSDGGELKRRMTDRVPKPETVVREATDKSEIKTGLKIPEDGVFLGHLAVGGEKVRTAAEPPTIDYRLKDDYDAGDPLVFRHTLVAGGTGSGKTHSSKNVLRQYLGRTYEMGDGRTPELAVVQFDPQDEYAQMHDDNPAMTDEFERRCEREGVAYGGHDDTIAFVPKVAGADYNASHHRAEQVEFTIPFSLVHDNPWLIAGSSLNDNQYGALVNTLLPRFEREYGTGGTYSDFRTFLGDPALKEELDEAGDVHEATFDAIKRRVQGFGAVFDQDARPITDQISQFVRDGGLTVIPTYHITDSRTASTIVLAVSSLLIDQKLSNDPDYDRIKETPLVLGMDEAHNFLTDADSVQGRKVIGKFTEAAKQGRKERLGLYLITQDPQDIADPVFKQINTTMVLNLGDEDAISAVNIPSNLESKVPYMEKGQRVVYSPDNSEPVELIGLSTCVTRHGRD